The following are from one region of the Rosistilla carotiformis genome:
- a CDS encoding DUF3696 domain-containing protein — protein MLKSIELENFKAFGQRTTIPLAPITLIFGQNSSGKSSILQSLNLLKQSRESRDADALLLPRAESGLTDLGSFHEMLFDHDEERQLRIRIETIPDRRRLSGMMGRYSRDFDSVGLELMFSRKSAKDEISLDELHLCNGGEQQPIATYQKVDLPREMRRLAYGPARLNRHRNQANLRAVKCVSSNADSSYWASAFNRITQEKERLIRYLKELLDSGSLDQPKSKNIDEYEEEQVEVERSGSPASQKIKEFVAYLTDELTPDSYRLRMAEQQLGQYVALDGFIPIGAQFPESHFNLNGILLEGQRESRIGQDCMVDLGNATIFAGRQIDQTLANLFPLGPFRKSPSRWYVFSGTTPQDVGFEGQSLPDLIFRKDDVRDEANEWLKRLDIGYELRARSLGNPGSDLFELRLLDTRRKNGVEVGLSDVGFGISQILPLIVQSLAASDQIISIEQPEVHIHPRLQADLGDLLIEATKEPRRNQFLIETHSEHLALRLQRRVREKQIAPEDISILYVSRGENGSTVTQLRLDEDGDFMDDFPGGFFPERLRELR, from the coding sequence ATGTTGAAATCTATCGAACTCGAAAACTTCAAGGCGTTCGGCCAGCGGACAACGATCCCGCTTGCACCGATCACGCTGATCTTTGGCCAGAACAGTTCTGGAAAGAGCAGCATTCTCCAGTCGCTCAATCTTCTCAAGCAATCAAGAGAGAGTCGGGATGCTGACGCATTGTTACTGCCAAGAGCGGAAAGTGGACTGACCGATTTAGGCAGCTTCCATGAGATGCTGTTTGATCATGACGAAGAAAGACAGTTACGGATACGGATAGAAACAATTCCCGACAGGAGAAGACTCAGTGGGATGATGGGGCGGTACAGTCGAGATTTTGATTCGGTGGGACTTGAACTGATGTTCTCCCGGAAATCAGCAAAAGACGAAATCAGCTTGGACGAGTTACATCTATGCAATGGTGGTGAACAGCAGCCAATAGCGACATATCAAAAAGTTGACTTGCCTCGTGAGATGCGACGGCTTGCGTATGGGCCTGCCCGTTTGAATAGACATCGTAATCAGGCAAATCTGCGAGCGGTCAAGTGCGTCTCCTCAAATGCCGATTCCTCGTATTGGGCGTCGGCATTCAATCGCATTACGCAAGAGAAAGAGCGTCTGATTCGTTATCTTAAAGAACTTCTTGACTCTGGGTCGTTGGACCAGCCAAAGTCCAAAAACATCGACGAGTATGAAGAAGAGCAGGTTGAAGTAGAGCGGTCAGGAAGTCCTGCAAGCCAGAAGATTAAGGAGTTTGTTGCGTACCTCACTGATGAATTAACACCTGACTCATATCGTCTACGGATGGCGGAACAACAGCTTGGCCAATACGTCGCACTTGATGGATTCATTCCTATTGGAGCGCAGTTTCCAGAAAGTCATTTTAACCTGAATGGAATCCTACTTGAGGGCCAAAGAGAGTCCCGTATTGGTCAGGATTGTATGGTTGATCTTGGGAACGCAACAATATTTGCAGGTCGCCAGATTGACCAGACATTGGCAAATCTTTTTCCTCTTGGTCCTTTCCGCAAGTCTCCGTCACGCTGGTACGTTTTTTCAGGAACAACGCCGCAGGATGTCGGATTCGAAGGACAGTCCCTTCCCGATTTGATCTTCCGCAAAGACGACGTTCGTGACGAAGCCAATGAGTGGCTGAAACGTCTTGATATCGGTTACGAACTGAGAGCCCGTTCTCTTGGAAATCCGGGTTCGGACTTGTTTGAATTGCGATTACTGGATACCCGTCGCAAGAACGGTGTTGAAGTTGGCCTTTCTGATGTGGGTTTCGGAATCAGCCAAATCCTGCCATTGATTGTTCAAAGCCTTGCTGCCAGTGATCAAATCATTTCGATTGAACAGCCAGAGGTACACATTCATCCAAGGCTACAGGCCGACCTTGGCGATCTCCTAATCGAAGCAACTAAGGAACCACGCCGCAATCAGTTTCTCATCGAAACTCACAGCGAACATTTAGCTCTTCGGCTTCAAAGGCGAGTTCGGGAGAAGCAGATCGCTCCCGAAGACATCTCTATTCTTTACGTCAGTCGAGGCGAAAATGGTTCTACGGTAACGCAGCTGCGGCTCGATGAAGACGGTGACTTCATGGACGATTTCCCCGGTGGCTTTTTTCCTGAACGTCTTCGAGAGTTGAGGTAA